In the genome of Aspergillus luchuensis IFO 4308 DNA, chromosome 2, nearly complete sequence, one region contains:
- a CDS encoding uncharacterized protein (COG:S;~EggNog:ENOG410PYGQ;~InterPro:IPR005645,IPR029058;~PFAM:PF03959;~TransMembrane:1 (o81-99i);~antiSMASH:Cluster_2.8), whose protein sequence is MIEGSLENLLTTCGYKAALRYELGERHTFDFVEGTVPWEASAESIVETGEATYAYCDPHQPQSCLQAVQDLERYLRAKGPYDGVMAFSLGTSIALTILIDHARKRGMQEPPFKVAVLFSNPGKPYDMEFLRLGRIQPCDPQPMISIPTAHVWGSADPLNEKASLAPGYCKEENKSVFVHKGGHQIPTAAGEVVIMANVIHRAMGQA, encoded by the exons ATGATTGAGGGGTCCTTGGAGAATTTGCTTACGACTTGCGGTTACAAAGCCGCGCTGCGCTATGAACTAGGCGAGAGACACACCTTCGACTTTGTTGAAGGCACCGTACCATGGGAGGCTT CGGCGGAATCGATTGTCGAAACAGGAGAAGCGACATATGCGTATTGTGACCCACACCAACCTCAATCCTGCCTGCAGGCAGTTCAGGATCTGGAAAGATACTTGCGCGCCAAAGGCCCCTATGACGGCGTCATGGCATTCAGCCTAGGAACCAGCATAGCGCTGACCATACTGATCGACCACGCTCGTAAGAGGGGCATGCAAGAACCCCCGTTCAAAGTAGCCGTTCTTTTCTCCAACCCTGGTAAGCCCTATGATATGGAATTTCTTCGCCTGGGTCGCATCCAGCCCTGCGATCCCCAGCCGATGATATCCATTCCTACAGCACATGTTTGGGGATCGGCGGACCCTTTGAATGAAAAGGCTTCATTGGCTCCTGGGTACTGCAAAGAGGAGAACAAGTCAGTCTTCGTGCATAAAGGGGGCCATCAGATTccgacagcagcaggagaggtAGTGATCATGGCGAATGTGATCCACCGCGCTATGGGCCAGGCTTGA
- a CDS encoding uncharacterized protein (COG:G;~EggNog:ENOG410PH0T;~InterPro:IPR011701,IPR036259;~SMCOG1005:Drug resistance transporter, EmrB/QacA;~TransMembrane:10 (i7-28o40-60i92-110o122-143i164-184o204-223i230-251o263-290i302-321o366-386i);~antiSMASH:Cluster_2.8;~go_function: GO:0022857 - transmembrane transporter activity [Evidence IEA];~go_process: GO:0055085 - transmembrane transport [Evidence IEA]), whose amino-acid sequence MVSKKHYATVTGLSGVVFSLGLVLGPLFGGAIAEHGNWRWVFLLNVPAGALSWALIFIALPTGFPYSARPRNSVLPSELLTRQGVLLRRVDVLGAFLVLATSVFLVAALQEGNYDFGWDSSAVIIFFVLSGISLPLFILWQWFLSRRNSNCQPILPWRLLTNRVFMGTVLGSLTTGVSMTVSIVEIPQRFQVVNGSSPLGAGVKLLSFAVSVPIGMIICSVLTGRLPLPFVYLGIAGVAMQVVGFFLFSGIHAETQIWPGQFGYLALAGLGTGLGVAVFYLMLPLVVAVTDQSIALGTGFQLRMLGGALGIAAGTAILHSHTQSGLSSMLPADEVDALSVSTQVINALTPELQTRVREVYAEAYSLQMKLIGGFSAAQFLALVLVWKRQNVRIVKR is encoded by the exons ATGGTGTCCAAGAAGCATTATGCCACTGTCACTGGGCTGTCCGGTGTAGTTTTCTCCCTCGGTCTAGTCTTGGGTCCCTTGTTCGGAGGGGCGATTGCAGAACATGGCAACTGGCGCTGGGTATTTCTGCTAAA TGTCCCAGCCGGTGCCCTATCCTGGGCCTTGATTTTCATTGCATTGCCGACGGGATTTCCATACTCGGCCAGACCTAGAAATTCTGTGCTACCTTCAGAACTCTTGACCCGGCAGGGCGTATTGCTTCGCCGGGTTGACGTTTTGGGGGCGTTCCTCGTGCTTGCAACATCAGTATTTCTGGTGGCTGCTTTGCAGGAAGGCAACTATGACTTCGGTTGGGACTCCAGTGCGgtgatcatcttcttcgtgcTCTCAGGTATATCACTCCCTCTGTTTATTCTGTGGCAGTGGTTCCTCAGCAGACGCAACTCTAACTGTCAGCCAATCTTACCATGGCGGTTACTGACTAACCGTGTGTTCATGGGGACTGTACT GGGATCCCTTACTACGGGTGTTAGTATGACTGTTAGCATTGTCGAAATACCACAGCGATTTCAGGTTGTTAACGGCAGCTCACCACTCGGAGCCGGGGTGAagcttctttcctttgcaGTCAGTGTCCCTATCGGCATGATAATCTGCTCCGTCCTCACCGGCCGCCTTCCACTGCCTTTTGTTTATCTCGGAATCGCTGGTGTCGCTATGCAAGTCGTTGGGTTCTTTCTATTCTCTGGAATTCATGCGGAAACCCAGATATGGCCGGGTCAGTTCGGATACCTTGCTCTAGCGGGGCTGGGCACCGGTCTTGGTGTTGCGGTGTTTTATCTCATGCTTCcactggtggtggcggtTACGGACCAGTCCATTGCGCTAGGAACAGGTTTCCAACTGCGCATGCTAGGCGGTGCGCTTGGGATTGCAGCAGGCACGGCCATCTTACATAGTCATACTCAGAGTGGCCTCTCGTCGATGTTACCCGCTGATGAGGTGGATGCACTCTCCGTATCCACCCAAGTGATAAACGCGTTGACACCTGAGCTTCAGACTCGGGTACGGGAGGTGTACGCGGAGGCGTACAGTTTGCAGATGAAGCTGATCGGGGGTTTCTCAGCTGCCCAGTTCCTCgccttggtgctggtgtGGAAGCGACAAAATGTGCGAATTGTCAAACGATGA
- a CDS encoding type I iterative PKS (COG:Q;~EggNog:ENOG410PJA1;~InterPro:IPR016036,IPR016035,IPR016039,IPR018201, IPR042104,IPR014030,IPR011032,IPR013968,IPR001227, IPR032821,IPR014031,IPR006162,IPR014043,IPR020806, IPR020807,IPR020843,IPR020841,IPR009081,IPR029063, IPR036736,IPR036291,IPR013217;~PFAM:PF16197,PF00109,PF08659,PF00550,PF13489, PF13649,PF01209,PF02801,PF00698,PF13847,PF13602,PF14765, PF00107,PF00106,PF08242,PF08241;~SMCOG1093:Beta-ketoacyl synthase;~antiSMASH:Cluster_2.8;~go_function: GO:0004315 - 3-oxoacyl-[acyl-carrier-protein] synthase activity [Evidence IEA];~go_function: GO:0016491 - oxidoreductase activity [Evidence IEA];~go_function: GO:0016740 - transferase activity [Evidence IEA];~go_function: GO:0016746 - transferase activity, transferring acyl groups [Evidence IEA];~go_function: GO:0031177 - phosphopantetheine binding [Evidence IEA];~go_process: GO:0006633 - fatty acid biosynthetic process [Evidence IEA]) yields MPGQQLEPLAVVGISLRFPGEAISPESFWQLILSGRSTAKEIPPDRYGIDAWHHPDYSQLDRVSQRKANFLEGDIGQFDAGFFSISAAEAEAMDPQQRLALETAYHALENAGYPIESVTGSKMAVFTGAFSNDYQRLHAKDLMTLPKGHATGTSMNMLANRVSWFFNLRGPSSNVDTACSSSLMALHLACQSIWNGESSSQGMAIGCNAILGLDTVLALDNLGILSKDGRSYSFDERGNGYARGEGVGALIVRPLRDAIENGDNIRALIRSTGSNQDGKTPGITQPSMERQEDLYRDTYERAGLSLDVTRYVEGHGTGTAVGDPIEARAIGNIFRPYRSSDDPVYLGSVKSTIGHLEGASGVAGVIKAVLAVEKAIIPPNTDLQTLNPRIDEEFLHVKVPRKAVPWPVDGIRRASVSSFGFGGTNVHVVLEDASSQLNVNGFTEQPNSNGTDLMPSRESSRKPSGSARLLVWSSADKDGISRLRDTWKPYFAGLQIASEERPEYLDRLSHTLSIRRSCLEWRAYAVVQPSCDWKTIPASLKCPGQSISSPNLAYVFSGQGAQWYGMGRELLDAYPTFLNSIRDANAYLKTLGCQWDLLDALRKSESESCVNLTDYSQTLCTALQVALVELLERFGIVPRKVVGHSSGEIAAAYAVHAISRRDAWRIAFYRGLWSSKLENHSYVRGSILAVALSADEVLAYFNRVTNNHALLRLTVACINSPNSVTVSGEKSQIDDLKSLLEADQIFCRRLKVRVAYHSFQMYEIAGQYEASIGQLDEEPDELHIHRPCMVSSVTGDWVTSDVLRTPQYWARNLVSPVQFSKALALACSSTVSLPEKLDGSHCRSLEVHQVVEIGPHSALQGPTKSILADMKRSSVHYLSLLQRNVPANLTVLDVVGYLWASGHKVDLAAANQDRSTDCKTKIPCLDNLPEYPFNHSKSYWHESQISRNIRMPRSGKHELLGAPDPSWNPHQPHWRHIIRTSTIPWVQDHQVNGTIVYPGAGMVLMAVEAGKQLCREGRQIISFDILDTALHSAIQIPAHGDVESSFSMQPVSSLRSKNSDFFEFGLYTALGSSWTTSCTGSIRINYEPEEADPISNDQVDQLNNTHQQSLLRAKQKATSDAHISAIYDHLRKCGYHYGDSFQGITALAYDPQDTSTVVGDIHHRLIQAGSTLHPTALDAMFQMLLCANAACGTKEVPTYVPTHIKRLQVLKDGQPGPSETFKVLASGKFDSSKEVTGSIAAFGANNKRPSVLVEGLTCTMVDGIRASSDDSTTAGSLCSEIEWKPDVRLLGNSEIEQYCQRNLPVDLSKEILTDLDFVVLARVLEAYRVFCEQQKQPAKPYLQKYLEWAVHQKDRLEHNEMLYSSEPWRSRLQDWKYIHDVESRLLVEAPFTKLLINVGQNLLDFLTGAVDPLEFFFTGNISDESFAGSMVDDFYAGTMAMANFAKAVPKFMDLMAHTNPGMNILEVGAGVGVATKACLEALGASGHASGSRYARWDYTDISRSFFGKAATKFGEEGSRMQFKKLDIEEDPENQGFEAGSYDMIVAGWVVHATHSLERTLTNIGKLLKPGGKLLLAEVTNPFRTAAAFGLLEGWWLSSEPYRVYGPCVDRERWDDVLQKTGFTGCDVYFPDFQDSKLHEHAVFVSTASHDVAPIGWSPRIEIVYEPNEPKQHDLASSLKEKCQALVKSGVACVPIGSASPDHQDVLRVFVLDFEKQSLYNMGPTLYERLRELFTTSATTLWVTKTSGIPAPDPRVHLIDGLFRVLAEEDGHQNRYVLSLEGSAERESVMAMIQHILNPPVQGLDTEYTMRDGTLHNPRLVNSTRLEQQVSLQTATQTECELNFGDVPLSLDLNTSSFSNGFRFIGSGPTGDLGETEVELEIHCAGLNFRDVLISLGQIPNAEVWQEGAGVVTKVGKRCTRFKPGDRVAGFVPQPFQARTVFVDGNPVVHIPQGQSYAEAAGIPTSFLTAWFSLTEVARIKPGESVLIHSGAGGTGQALIQIALLYQAEIYTTVGTKEKQDFLMQRYPIPAERIFSSRSTSFASAIMQMTEGKGVDVVVNSLSGEGLVQSWECTSPYGRFVELGKKDILANSKLPMRQFLKNVTYSCFDLALLQQDRPHICRDALETVMSLMDQGKLSPQEPTHVYGVGEIEKAYRHMQSGKNFGKIVIEMRKSDIVKTLLKSKPNTSLDPDATYLVTGGLGGLGQSMLTWMVGRGARNLLLLSRSGGKGAEAQEFLNYLRAEGVNAQVRVCNVAEEDSLRAAIEDVASHMPPIKGCIQAAMVLQDVGFENMTYKDWETAVKPKAQGSWNLHNLLPRGLDFFLMLSSMNGVIGHVGQANYAAGNTFQDALAHHRVQCGENATSLDLGLFTFTGRVARDPRLLQIMLSVFPHQPITEPEFHALLDVYCSPTVCKEKRLPCQLSFGMRPHEGTSTKAYWLGKPMFRYMAQQRSSEGHRERQGQSINLPAAFRAAESMADATAAVTKALTVKLARTLSVEEGSLDENKALHQYGVDSLVAVELRTWFSKEVQADVATFDIIGRATITSLAGVATSRSKLPRGWS; encoded by the exons ATGCCAGGACAGCAATTGGAGCCCCTGGCCGTAGTTGGGATCTCCCTTCGGTTTCCAGGAGAGGCCATCTCTCCAGAAAGCTTCTGGCAACTTATTCTGAGTGGGAGAAGCACAGCGAAGGAGATACCTCCCGACCGATATGGCATTGACGCCTGGCACCATCCAGACTATAGCCAGCTGGACCGCGTGTCTCAGAGAAAGGCCAACTTCCTGGAAGGTGACATCGGTCAGTTTGATGCGGGCTTTTTCTCCATATCGGCCGCAGAGGCCGAAGCAATGGATCCGCAGCAACGCCTTGCACTCGAGACGGCCTATCACGCCCTAGAAAATGCAGGCTATCCAATAGAGTCTGTAACGGGATCCAAGATGGCTGTGTTTACGGGGGCATTCAGCAATGACTACCAGCGCCTTCACGCAAAGGATCTGATGACCCTGCCGAAGGGCCACGCGACGGGGACCTCTATGAATATGCTGGCTAACCGCGTCAGCTGGTTTTTCAACCTCCGAGGACCCAGCTCGAATGTAGATACTGCGTGCTCAAGCAGTTTGATGGCTTTGCACCTTGCGTGCCAGTCCATCTGGAATGGCGAATCCTCTTCG CAGGGAATGGCAATTGGTTGCAATGCCATTCTTGGATTAGATACCGTTCTAGCGTTGGATAATCTTGGTATTCTGTCCAAGGATGGGCGGTCATACAGCTTTGACGAAAGGGGCAACGGTTATGCTCGTGGTGAAGGAGTGGGTGCTCTGATAGTTCGCCCACTGCGCGACGCGATCGAAAACGGGGACAATATCCGCGCCCTAATTCGATCAACTGGTTCGAATCAAGACGGAAAGACCCCGGGTATCACGCAACCGAGCATGGAAAGACAAGAGGATCTCTACCGCGATACTTATGAAAGAGCTGGCTTGAGTTTAGACGTCACCAGATATGTGGAGGGACACGGGACAg GGACCGCTGTTGGCGACCCCATTGAAGCGCGAGCCATAGGAAATATTTTCCGTCCCTATCGCAGCTCAGATGATCCTGTCTACCT GGGGTCTGTCAAATCCACCATCGGTCACCTGGAAGGCGCAAGTGGCGTTGCCGGAGTTATTAAGGCCGTCCTGGCGGTTGAGAAAGCAATTATACCACCCAATACAGATCTCCAGACATTGAATCCTCGGATCGACGAAGAATTTCTGCATGTTAAG GTCCCTAGGAAAGCTGTCCCGTGGCCGGTCGATGGCATACGGAGGGCATCCGTGAGCTCATTCGGCTTTGGAGGCACCAATGTACACGTTGTCCTGGAAGACGCATCCAGCCAGCTCAACGTCAACGGTTTTACAGAGCAGCCCAACTCAAATGGCACAGACCTCATGCCGTCTAGAGAATCAAGTAGGAAGCCTTCTGGTAGCGCAAGGCTCCTTGTGTGGTCTTCTGCGGACAAGGATGGCATCTCCCGCTTAAGAGATACTTGGAAGCCTTACTTCGCTGGTCTCCAAATCGCATCTGAGGAAAGACCCGAATACCTTGATCGCCTCTCACATACGTTGTCCATCAGGCGATCATGTCTAGAATGGCGCGCATACGCGGTTGTTCAGCCTAGTTGCGACTGGAAAACGATTCCTGCCAGCCTTAAGTGCCCAGGTCAATCGATATCATCGCCAAATCTAGCTTACGTATTCTCTGGG CAAGGTGCTCAGTGGTATGGAATGGGTAGAGAGCTATTGGATGCATACCCGACGTTCTTGAACAGTATTCGGGATGCGAACGCGTACCTGAAAACCTTGGGGTGTCAGTGGGACTTGCTAG ATGCTCTGCGGAAGAGCGAATCGGAATCCTGCGTCAACCTTACCGACTACAGCCAGACCCTGTGCACCGCACTACAGGTCGCGTTGGTAGAACTTCTGGAGCGATTTGGAATAGTGCCCAGGAAGGTCGTAGGGCATTCGTCGGGCGAGATAGCTGCTGC GTACGCAGTGCACGCTATTTCCCGGCGCGATGCTTGGAGAATTGCTTTCTACCGGGGTCTATGGAGCAGCAAGCTGGAGAACCACAGCTATGTCCGGGGATCCATTCTGGCTGTCGCACTAAGTGCAGATGAGGTCCTTGCATATTTTAATCGAGTGACAAATAACCACGCCCTCCTTCGACTTACTGTTGCCTGCATCAACAGCCCAAATAGCGTCACCGTGTCTGGCGAGAAATCACAAATTGATGATTTGAAGTCACTGCTCGAGGCCGACCAGATCTTTTGCAGACGATTGAAGGTCAGGGTGGCCTACCATTCATTTCAAATGTACGAGATTGCAGGCCAATATGAGGCCTCTATTGGTCAACTGGACGAGGAACCAGATGAACTTCACATTCATCGTCCTTGCATGGTATCTTCTGTCACGGGAGACTGGGTCACAAGTGACGTGTTGAGGACACCGCAATACTGGGCCCGCAACTTGGTATCCCCAGTCCAGTTCTCGAAGGCCCTAGCATTGGCCTGTTCCTCTACCGTTTCGCTCCCAGAAAAGCTTGATGGAAGCCATTGCAGGTCCTTAGAGGTTCATCAAGTTGTGGAGATCGGGCCACACTCAGCACTACAGGGACCGACGAAGTCAATCCTAGCAGATATGAAGCGTTCCTCCGTTCATTATCTGTCTCTGCTCCAAAGAAACGTACCGGCCAATTTGACTGTATTAGATGTGGTAGGGTATCTATGGGCGTCTGGCCATAAGGTTGACTTAGCCGCAGCAAACCAGGACCGGTCGACCGACTGCAAAACTAAGATACCCTGCCTGGACAACCTGCCAGAGTACCCATTCAATCACAGCAAATCCTATTGGCACGAGAGTCAGATCAGTCGGAATATTCGTATGCCACGCTCCGGCAAGCATGAGCTCCTTGGGGCTCCTGATCCCTCCTGGAATCCGCATCAACCCCACTGGAGGCACATCATTCGCACATCCACCATACCCTGGGTACAGGATCATCAG GTCAACGGAACAATAGTATACCCCGGTGCAGGGATGGTTCTTATGGCGGTCGAGGCCGGGAAACAGCTATGTCGGGAAGGGCGTCAAATAATTTCGTTTGACATCCTGGATACAGCCTTGCATTCAGCCATTCAAATACCAGCACATGGTGATGTAGAGTCCAGCTTCTCTATGCAGCCCGTTAGCAGCCTGCGGTCCAAGAACTCAGACTTCTTCGAATTCGGCCTCTACACTGCCCTAGGCTCATCATGGACTACGAGTTGCACTGGTTCTATTCGCATTAATTATGAGCCAGAGGAAGCCGACCCTATTAGCAATGACCAGGTTGACCAACTGAACAACACACATCAACAATCTTTGTTACGGGCAAAGCAGAAAGCTACATCTGACGCGCATATTAGTGCCATTTATGACCATTTGAGAAAATGTGGCTATCATTACGGTGACAGCTTCCAGGGAATCACTGCCCTCGCATATGACCCACAAGATACCAGCACAGTAGTGGGTGACATCCATCATCGGCTCATTCAGGCTGGATCGACCCTACACCCTACAGCTTTGGATGCCATGTTCCAAATGCTACTGTGTGCTAATGCAGCCTGCGGAACTAAGGAAGTTCCGACTTATGTCCCAACACATATAAAGAGGCTACAGGTTCTTAAGGATGGCCAACCGGGACCATCGGAAACGTTCAAAGTTCTAGCGAGCGGAAAATTTGATTCATCTAAGGAGGTAACCGGATCAATAGCTGCATTTGGGGCTAACAATAAGCGGCCTTCAGTCCTCGTAGAAGGGCTCACCTGTACGATGGTCGACGGGATCCGGGCCAGTAGCGATGACTCCACAACAGCAGGGAGTCTGTGCTCTGAGATTGAATGGAAACCAGACGTTCGCTTATTGGGGAATTCTGAGATCGAGCAATACTGCCAGAGAAACTTGCCAGTGGATTTGTCTAAGGAAATCCTTACTGATCTCGACTTTGTAGTTCTTGCTCGTGTACTGGAGGCTTATCGTGTGTTTTGTGAACAGCAGAAACAGCCCGCGAAGCCATATCTACAGAAATACCTCGAGTGGGCGGTCCACCAGAAGGATCGTCTAGAGCATAATGAAATGCTCTACTCTTCAGAGCCTTGGAGGAGCAGGTTACAGGACTGGAAGTACATCCATGACGTGGAAAGTCGTTTGCTTGTCGAGGCTCCATTCACAAAGCTTCTTATCAACGTGGGGCAAAACCTTTTGGACTTCCTCACGGGCGCCGTTGATCCTTTGgaattcttcttcactggCAACATTTCGGACGAATCCTTCGCTGGCAGTATGGTCGATGATTTCTACGCAGGCACG ATGGCTATGGCTAATTTCGCAAAAGCTGTTCCCAAGTTCATGGACCTCATGGCTCATACAAATCCTGGCATGAACATTCTTGAAGTCGGAGCTGGTGTCGGAGTAGCTACCAAGGCCTGCCTTGAAGCTCTCGGGGCTTCAGGACACGCCTCCGGCTCCAGGTATGCCCGCTGGGATTACACGGACATCTCACGCTCTTTCTTTGGCAAAGCAGCCACCAaatttggagaagagggctCCAGAATGCAGTTCAAGAAGCTGGACATTGAGGAAGATCCAGAAAACCAGGGCTTTGAAGCGGGAAGCTACGATATGATTGTAGCCGGATGG GTTGTGCATGCAACGCACAGTTTAGAGCGTACGCTGACCAATATCGGCAAGCTACTTAAGCC TGGTGGAAAGCTTTTGCTAGCCGAGGTGACAAACCCCTTCCGTACAGCGGCCGCGTTTGGTCTACTCGAAGGGTGGTGGCTCA GCTCTGAACCTTATCGGGTCTACGGGCCTTGCGTGGACAGAGAACGTTGGGATGATGTGTTACAGAAGACAGGGTTCACCGGCTGTGATGTCTATTTCCCCGATTTCCAAGACAGTAAGCTTCATGAGCATGCTGTGTTTGTTTCCACAGCTTCGCACGATGTTGCACCTATAGGCTGGAGCCCGCGCATCGAAATTGTATACGAACCAAACGAGCCTAAGCAGCATGATCTTGCCAGCTCATTGAAAGAAAAATGTCAGGCTCTCGTTAAATCTGGAGTAGCATGCGTACCTATTGGCAGTGCCTCTCCGGACCATCAAGATGTACTCCGGGTGTTCGTTCTGGACTTCGAGAAACAATCGTTATATAACATGGGCCCAACTTTGTATGAAAGGCTGCGAGAGCTATTCACAACCTCGGCAACTACACTCTGGGTAACCAAGACAAGCGGTATTCCCGCGCCGGATCCAAGAGTCCATCTCATTGACGGTTTATTCCGCGTTCTCGCTGAGGAAGACGGGCACCAGAATCGGTATGTCTTGTCGCTCGAGGGATCTGCGGAGCGCGAATCTGTCATGGCAATGATTCAGCATATATTGAACCCACCGGTACAAGGGCTAGATACTGAGTACACTATGCGAGACGGAACTCTCCACAATCCGCGGCTCGTTAACAGTACGCGGCTTGAACAACAAGTGTCATTGCAAACAGCGACCCAGACTGAATGTGAGCTGAATTTTGGGGATGTTCCGCTAAGCTTGGACTTGAATACCTCAAGCTTTTCGAATGGCTTCCGATTTATTGGAAGTGGCCCGACAGGCGACCTTGGTGAGACGGAAGTGGAGCTTGAAATTCACTGTGCTGGGCTGAACTTCCGTGATGTTCTCATATCACTGGGCCAGATACCCAATGCAGAAGTCTGGCAGGAGGGTGCTGGAGTGGTCACTAAAGTCGGCAAAAGGTGCACTCGGTTCAAGCCTGGCGACAGAGTGGCAGGGTTCGTCCCCCAGCCGTTCCAGGCTCGGACCGTATTCGTCGATGGTAATCCGGTAGTTCACATCCCGCAAGGGCAGTCCTATGCCGAAGCTGCAGGCATCCCAACCAGTTTCCTAACAGCCTGGTTCTCTCTCACTGAGGTGGCACGTATTAAACCTGGGGAGTCCGTACTCATCCACTCCGGGGCTGGAGGCACAGGACAGGCCCTAATCCAGATAGCTCTGCTATACCAGGCAGAGATATACACGACTGTTGGAACGAAGGAAAAACAGGACTTCCTTATGCAAAGATACCCTATCCCAGCGGAacgcatcttctccagtcGGTCAACGAGTTTTGCATCCGCGATCATGCAGATGACTGAAGGGAAAGGTGTGGACGTTGTGGTGAACTCATTATCTGGCGAAGGGCTCGTACAGTCATGGGAATGTACTTCACCCTATGGGCGATTCGTCGAGctggggaagaaagatattCTTGCCAACTCCAAGCTTCCCATGAGACAGTTTTTGAAGAACGTCACTTACAGCTGCTTTGACTTGGCGCTGTTGCAGCAGGACCGCCCTCACATATGCCGTGATGCCTTGGAGACAGTGATGAGTCTAATGGATCAAGGCAAGCTGTCCCCTCAGGAGCCAACCCATGTGTATGGAGTTGGTGAAATAGAGAAGGCGTACAGACACATGCAGTCTGGGAAGAATTTCGGTAAGATTGTGATTGAGATGCGTAAATCAGATATCGTCAAG ACCCTACTGAAGTCGAAGCCTAACACTTCTTTGGACCCCGATGCAACATATCTGGTCACAGGGGGTCTGGGCGGACTCGGTCAGAGTATGCTCACGTGGATGGTTGGCAGGGGCGCTCGCAATCTCCTGCTATTGTCCCGTTCTGGAGGAAAAGGCGCGGAAGCCCAAGAGTTCCTCAATTATCTTAGAGCAGAAGGAGTCAACGCTCAAGTGCGTGTCTGCAATGTCGCGGAGGAAGACTCATTACGTGCAGCGATTGAGGATGTGGCATCACATATGCCCCCAATCAAGGGCTGCATCCAAGCCGCCATGGTATTACAA GATGTCGGGTTCGAAAACATGACCTACAAGGACTGGGAAACCGCCGTTAAGCCCAAAGCACAAGGGTCCTGGAATCTACATAACCTTCTCCCACGCGGCCTTGACTTTTTCCTTATGCTCTCTTCTATGAATGGGGTGATTGGACACGTCGGCCAAGCGAACTATGCAGCAGGCAACACATTTCAAGATGCACTAGCACATCATCGCGTCCAGTGCGGCGAGAACGCCACCTCTCTCGACCTAGGTCTCTTCACATTCACCGGACGAGTAGCCCGAGACCCAAGACTCCTTCAAATTATGCTGAGCGTCTTCCCCCATCAACCAATTACCGAGCCTGAGTTCCACGCGCTTCTTGACGTATACTGCAGCCCGACGGTGTGCAAAGAGAAACGCCTTCCTTGCCAACTCTCATTCGGAATGCGACCGCACGAAGGCACATCAACCAAGGCCTACTGGCTCGGCAAGCCTATGTTCCGGTATATGGCTCAGCAGCGGTCATCTGAGGGGCACCGCGAGCGCCAgggtcaatcaatcaaccttCCCGCTGCATTCAGAGCCGCGGAGTCAATGGCTGATGCAACCGCTGCGGTGACCAAGGCCCTGACCGTCAAGTTGGCAAGGACCTTGTctgtggaggaaggaagcctGGATGAGAATAAGGCCCTGCATCAATATGGTGTCGACTCGCTAGTCGCTGTAGAACTGCGGACGTGGTTCTCCAAGGAGGTACAGGCGGACGTTGCTACGTTTGACATTATCGGTCGCGCGACGATTACTTCCTTGGCTGGGGTTGCTACGAGTCGGAGTAAGCTGCCTCGGGGTTGGTCCTGA